One Hemibagrus wyckioides isolate EC202008001 linkage group LG09, SWU_Hwy_1.0, whole genome shotgun sequence DNA segment encodes these proteins:
- the slc25a21 gene encoding mitochondrial 2-oxodicarboxylate carrier isoform X2, whose translation MHPLDVVKTRFQIQRGLSDPNSYKGLGDCFRTIFHNEGTYGFYKGILPPILAETPKRAVKFFTFEQYKNLLSYTTLSQGLALSIAGLGSGLTEALVVNPFEVVKVSLQADRNSFKVQPSTFSQARMIINSDGFGLRGLNKGLTSTLGRHGIFNMIYFGFYFNVKDTLPASQDPRLEFMRKFTIGLLSGTISSCVNIPFDVAKSRIQGPQPVPGEIKYRSCFQTMTLVYREEGYLALYKGLIPKIMRLGPGGAVMLLVYEYVSGWLQRNW comes from the exons GTTCCAAATTCAGCGAGGACTCAGTGACCCAAACAGCTATAAAGGCCTGGGGGACTGTTTCAGAACCATATTTCACAATGAGGG AACGTATGGTTTTTACAAAGGAATCCTGCCACCAATTCTAGCCGAGACACCAAAGAGAGCGGTTAAG TTTTTCACCTTTGAGCAATACAAGAACCTGCTAAGTTACACTACATTATCCCAGGGCCTG GCTCTCTCCATAGCTGGGCTTGGCTCAGGTTTAACGGAAGCTCTGGTGGTTAATCCATTTGAAGTAGTGAAAGTGAGCCTTCAGGCTGACAGAAATTCCTTCAAAGTG CAGCCATCCACCTTCAGCCAGGCTCGAATGATTATTAATTCAGATGGTTTTGGTCTGCGTGGGCTAAATAAGGGCCTGACCTCCACACTGGGACGCCACGGCATCTTCAACATGATCTACTTTGGCTTCTACTTCAATGTTAAAGACACCCTTCCTGCCAgccag GATCCTCGTCTGGAGTTTATGAGAAAGTTTACTATAGGTTTGCTGTCAGGAACTATCTCATCCTGTGTGAACATCCCCTTTGACGTGGCTAAGAGCCGTATCCAGGGTCCCCAGCCAGTTCCAGGGGAGATAAAGTACAGGAGCTGTTTCCAGACTATGACTCTGGTATACCGGGAAGAAGG ATATCTTGCATTATACAAAGGACTAATTCCCAAGATCATGAGACTTGGACCAG GAGGTGCTGTCATGCTGCTAGTGTATGAATATGTCTCCGGCTGGCTACAAAGAAACTGGTGA